One window of Rhizobium tropici CIAT 899 genomic DNA carries:
- a CDS encoding methyl-accepting chemotaxis protein: protein MAAAKMIEDADQKRSDVSALASDTSKRAMGGAVIALAAVLVLGVLAVRAWIVKPIRRIADTMTTLAGGNLSAIVEGTDRRDELGMMAKSVQIFKDNGLRAREMERDVEAGREARERERVRAEELERERVSKMTEATSSLAEGLKHLASGDLTFRLEQPFASEFEQLRADFNAAREQLATGLRTVAVATAAIDGGTSEISQSALELSKRTEQQAVSLEETAAALDQVTQGVSNSSRRTEEARRAAADANTSARNSAAVMAKAISAMQGIEHSSNEIANIIGVIDEIAFQTNLLALNAGVEASRAGEAGKGFAVVAQEVRELAQRSAQAAKGIKELIRNSTGEVSSGVKLVQETGRTLEKIEEEVGLISSQLSAIATSANEQSAALTEINSAVNRMDHVTQQNASMAEEYTSASTSLAGEVRRLQDIVTEFRLDASEDLLQAFERSGDLPMSAGSPALRLVADVKGALEGSRKVAEH from the coding sequence GTGGCGGCAGCCAAGATGATCGAGGATGCCGACCAAAAGCGCAGCGACGTTTCCGCCTTGGCCTCCGATACGTCGAAAAGGGCAATGGGCGGCGCCGTGATCGCTTTGGCAGCGGTGCTGGTTCTGGGCGTGCTTGCCGTTCGCGCCTGGATCGTCAAGCCGATCCGGCGGATCGCCGACACGATGACGACGCTGGCGGGCGGCAATCTCTCGGCAATTGTCGAAGGAACCGATCGTCGCGACGAGCTGGGCATGATGGCGAAATCGGTGCAGATATTCAAAGACAATGGGTTGCGAGCACGCGAGATGGAAAGAGACGTCGAAGCTGGCCGCGAGGCGCGCGAGCGCGAACGTGTGCGTGCGGAAGAGTTAGAGCGGGAGCGGGTAAGCAAGATGACGGAGGCCACCTCCAGCCTTGCTGAAGGTTTGAAGCATCTTGCCAGTGGCGACCTCACGTTCCGACTGGAACAACCGTTTGCCAGCGAATTCGAGCAACTGCGCGCCGACTTCAACGCTGCGCGCGAGCAATTGGCAACCGGCCTCCGGACGGTGGCAGTCGCCACTGCGGCGATCGATGGCGGTACATCGGAAATAAGCCAAAGTGCCCTCGAGCTTTCCAAGCGGACCGAGCAGCAGGCGGTCTCTCTTGAGGAAACCGCCGCCGCCCTTGATCAGGTTACACAAGGAGTTTCGAATTCCTCCAGGCGCACCGAGGAGGCCCGCCGCGCGGCAGCGGACGCGAATACGTCGGCACGCAATTCTGCGGCCGTGATGGCAAAGGCGATCTCGGCTATGCAGGGCATCGAACATTCGTCCAACGAGATCGCGAATATCATCGGTGTCATCGACGAGATAGCGTTTCAGACGAACCTGCTTGCCTTGAATGCTGGCGTCGAGGCATCCCGGGCCGGCGAAGCCGGCAAAGGTTTTGCGGTTGTCGCCCAGGAAGTCCGAGAACTTGCTCAACGATCTGCCCAGGCGGCCAAGGGGATCAAGGAACTGATCCGCAATTCGACGGGCGAAGTGAGTTCCGGGGTAAAGCTGGTGCAGGAAACGGGACGAACGCTCGAAAAGATTGAGGAGGAGGTAGGCCTGATCAGCAGCCAGCTTTCTGCCATTGCGACGTCTGCAAACGAGCAGTCCGCTGCCCTTACGGAGATCAACAGCGCTGTGAACCGGATGGACCATGTCACCCAGCAAAACGCTTCCATGGCCGAGGAATATACTTCGGCAAGCACATCGCTGGCAGGGGAGGTCCGGCGTCTGCAGGATATCGTCACCGAGTTTCGGCTCGACGCCTCTGAGGACCTTTTGCAAGCTTTTGAGCGGTCAGGCGACCTTCCGATGTCGGCAGGTTCGCCCGCGCTACGTCTCGTCGCTGATGTCAAGGGTGCTTTGGAGGGCTCACGCAAGGTTGCCGAGCATTGA
- a CDS encoding HoxN/HupN/NixA family nickel/cobalt transporter, whose translation MRSPFDDEPLYAKTKIAIVYALLVAANVLAWIWAWTSFSDRPALLGMALVAYMLGVRHAFDADHIAAIDNVVRKLMHEGRQPFSVGFFFSLGHSSIGVLASLAVAITAYAMQSQTEGFHDIGGVIGTSVSALFLLVIGIANLVILKPIWDAFSRARRGEEIVDEDLDALLAGRGLLARVFRRTFKVVTRSWHMYPIGFLLGLGFDTATEIALLGVSASQAAQGLSFWTILVFPALFTAGMSLMDTTDSALMTGAYGWALMNPARKLWYNLTVTAASVIVAILIGGAEALGLISDKLGLRGTLWEAIATFNDSLENLGFGVVGIFIASWVVSAMIYRMKGYDRIHANVS comes from the coding sequence ATGCGTAGCCCTTTCGATGACGAACCGCTTTACGCCAAAACAAAAATTGCCATCGTTTATGCCTTGCTGGTCGCAGCCAACGTCCTGGCTTGGATCTGGGCTTGGACTTCGTTCTCCGATCGACCGGCACTGCTTGGCATGGCCCTTGTCGCCTATATGCTCGGTGTCCGTCACGCGTTTGATGCAGACCATATCGCCGCGATCGACAATGTCGTGCGCAAGCTTATGCACGAGGGTCGGCAGCCGTTTTCGGTTGGATTCTTCTTTTCGCTCGGCCATTCCAGCATCGGCGTTCTGGCGTCGCTTGCCGTTGCCATCACCGCCTATGCAATGCAGAGCCAGACTGAGGGTTTCCACGACATTGGCGGCGTAATCGGCACATCCGTCTCAGCACTGTTCCTGCTGGTGATCGGAATTGCCAATCTCGTTATCCTGAAACCTATCTGGGACGCCTTTTCGCGAGCGCGGCGTGGCGAGGAAATTGTCGATGAGGACCTTGATGCGCTGCTGGCTGGACGAGGCTTGCTGGCCCGCGTTTTTCGCCGCACCTTCAAGGTGGTCACACGCTCCTGGCATATGTATCCGATCGGCTTTCTCTTAGGCCTCGGCTTCGACACCGCCACGGAAATCGCTTTGCTGGGCGTTTCAGCTTCGCAGGCCGCGCAAGGCTTGTCGTTCTGGACGATCCTTGTGTTCCCGGCCCTCTTCACAGCCGGCATGTCGCTGATGGATACGACGGACAGCGCTCTGATGACGGGCGCCTACGGCTGGGCCCTTATGAACCCCGCCCGCAAGCTCTGGTACAATCTGACGGTCACCGCCGCCTCGGTGATTGTCGCGATCTTAATCGGAGGCGCAGAAGCGCTCGGCCTGATTTCCGACAAGCTCGGCTTGCGGGGCACTTTGTGGGAGGCAATCGCCACCTTTAACGACAGCCTTGAAAATCTCGGCTTTGGTGTCGTGGGCATCTTCATCGCGAGTTGGGTCGTTTCGGCAATGATCTATCGCATGAAAGGCTATGACCGCATTCACGCGAACGTATCTTGA
- the larB gene encoding nickel pincer cofactor biosynthesis protein LarB: MNEEVRLDFQRTERVGFDEAVLCARKSDAQLATIMDRVLERGTRCLLTRLEAEVFGRLAPAYLERLDYDPISRTAFLNWTPPAEQQAPDIAVVSAGSSDMPQAAEVLRTLAYLGAPTRQFIDIGVAGLWRLLERVEELRTFPVIVAVAGMDGALPSVLGGLVPGVIICLPTSTGYGVSNGGETALHAALASCAPGLTVVNIDNGYGAACAAFRALSMVRRVSVQDGKGRPNA, encoded by the coding sequence ATGAACGAAGAAGTCCGGCTGGATTTCCAGCGCACAGAGCGCGTGGGATTCGATGAGGCAGTACTCTGCGCCCGGAAATCCGATGCGCAGCTTGCCACGATCATGGACCGCGTTTTAGAGCGCGGCACACGCTGTCTGTTGACGCGCCTCGAGGCGGAGGTCTTTGGTCGCCTCGCGCCGGCCTATCTTGAACGATTGGACTACGACCCCATCTCGCGGACAGCATTCCTGAATTGGACCCCGCCTGCCGAACAGCAAGCACCCGATATCGCCGTCGTGTCGGCCGGAAGTTCGGACATGCCCCAGGCCGCCGAGGTCTTGCGAACGCTGGCTTATCTCGGCGCCCCGACCAGACAGTTCATCGACATCGGCGTCGCAGGCCTATGGCGGTTACTGGAGCGGGTCGAGGAATTGCGGACTTTTCCCGTTATCGTCGCGGTTGCAGGCATGGACGGCGCTCTTCCCAGCGTGCTCGGCGGGCTCGTTCCCGGCGTGATCATCTGTCTTCCGACATCGACCGGGTACGGCGTGTCGAACGGAGGAGAAACCGCCCTGCACGCGGCACTCGCCTCATGCGCGCCCGGACTGACCGTCGTAAACATCGACAATGGCTACGGCGCCGCCTGTGCGGCGTTCCGAGCGCTCAGCATGGTCCGGCGGGTGTCTGTTCAAGATGGCAAGGGACGTCCGAATGCGTAG